Genomic segment of Euzebya rosea:
CGACGAGCGCCTCGGTCAGCGCCTGCTCGAGTCGGGCGAAGTCGGCGCGTTGCTGCGGGAGCAGGCTGGGGTTGGACCGCACCAGGCGGGCGCGGGCCAGCCACTCGCGTTCGGGCTCGCCGCCCTCGGCGAGGAACTGGCCGTATGCCCGACGGACCGCCTCCCATGGACCCTCGTCGGCCGGACGGGCCGCGACGAGCCCCGCGATCGCCTCGGACCGCTGGCGGCTGCCGCCGAGGATCGCCTCCTCGCGGGTTCCGAAGTAGTTGAAGAACGTGCGCCGGGAGATGTTCGCCGCCTCGGCGATGTCGGCGACGGTCACGTCCTCGACCCCACGCTGCTCGCACAGCTCCAGCGCCGCGACGATGATCGCGGTTCGCGTCTCGCGCTTCTTGCGCTCGCGGAGGGTGTCGGCGGACATGGACACCGAGGCTAGACGAATTTGCACGCCGTGCAATTACGCATGGCGTGCATGATTTTCGGCATGCCTGGTTCGGCAGCGGGATTCGCCCCCTCCTCCTGCGTCAGGAGGCACAATCCTGTCCATCGCACGAGACGACGTCCGGGCCCTACGGGCCATGCGACTGCTGGCTGGGCTACGGGGGCTACCGCCGATGGCCGCCGTCACCGCGTCGCTCGTGCTGGTGCTGGTCGTGGCGTTGGTCGACCGGGTCACCGGTCCCGACCTGTCGGTCACCGCGGGCTACATGCTGGCGGTGCTGATCGTCACCGCCGTGATGCGCCAGCCGATCCCCGACCTCGTTGCCCTGCTCTGCGCGAGCGTCGGGGTCGCGCTGTCGCTCGGACAGCCGGGCGCTGGCGGCCTGGCCACCGAGATCGCGTCGGGAATCAGCCGCCTGATCGTCCTGATGGTCACCAGCCACCTCGGTGGCCTGCTGCTGGTCATGGTCGACACCCTCGAGCACGCCGCCACCACCGATCCGATGACGGGGCTGCTCAACCGGCGGGGGTTGATGGCCATGCTCGACACCGCGATCGCGCAGGCCGACCGGCGAGGAACCGAGGTAACGGTCGTGGCCTTCGACCTCGACGGCCTGAAGCGCGTCAACGACGAGGAGGGGCACCACGCCGGC
This window contains:
- a CDS encoding TetR/AcrR family transcriptional regulator, yielding MSADTLRERKKRETRTAIIVAALELCEQRGVEDVTVADIAEAANISRRTFFNYFGTREEAILGGSRQRSEAIAGLVAARPADEGPWEAVRRAYGQFLAEGGEPEREWLARARLVRSNPSLLPQQRADFARLEQALTEALVVRSGDAADPLRLRLLVAAAVSAVRVAFNAWLDGEVDGTLAAALDDALSTVGAGFDRMPTHSP
- a CDS encoding GGDEF domain-containing protein, which produces MAAVTASLVLVLVVALVDRVTGPDLSVTAGYMLAVLIVTAVMRQPIPDLVALLCASVGVALSLGQPGAGGLATEIASGISRLIVLMVTSHLGGLLLVMVDTLEHAATTDPMTGLLNRRGLMAMLDTAIAQADRRGTEVTVVAFDLDGLKRVNDEEGHHAGDALIRRFADVLRGEARAADHVARVGGDEFVVVMPNIDEQGARALENRLTAIPRTPSFGYGLSVRSPGGDDATTLLHAADLALVAAKQRRRRSAEG